Proteins encoded by one window of Erythrobacter sp.:
- the mrdA gene encoding penicillin-binding protein 2 yields the protein MEPKQSANSLKQTFERRSFVIGGIQAGIGCLLAARMGYIAVAENERYTLEAESNRVNLSLIPPRRGWILDRDGSPLASNRADFRVDIIPERLHDADRTVDILSELLEFDAVAKADLLDRLRESRGFAAVPVASGLEFDKFAAVSVRLPELPGVIPQRGFSRYYPTGPAVGHLIGYVGAPSREEYEVEPQPLLLTPGFKMGKDGLEQQFEQTLRGEPGARRVEVTASGRIVRDLETREDVQGNPIRLTIDGPLQDYAARRIGLESGSVVVMDCLTGDLLCMASMPSFDPNSFSDGIGRLEYSMLSENERVPLRNKVLQGLYPPGSTVKPTVGMALLGAGIDPEETVNCGGGLRVGNRVFGCWNRRGHGAVNLAKGIYQSCDVYFYAMAQRTGMWPIAEACKRYGMQERFDLPVASQFYGTVPDPDWKMRKYDAEWQPFDTVNATIGQGYMLANPLQLAVMASRLATSNMVTPRLLLSNTAPSFASMGVSAEYKTYIRQAMSDVVNGPGTAGRARLPIDDVLMAGKTGTAQVVGLNLSDGRTGPWRFRDHGLFIFFAPFDNPRYAGAVVIEHGGGSGAAYPVARDVMTFLFDPQKGLEALHSLERQWGGTAQQRLDSQYVAYASAAGVDLPPAPPPVQLARQVDAEARAAAAEPEQPVNDAFTPREDPNPRAPESLT from the coding sequence ATGGAACCCAAGCAATCTGCCAATTCCCTGAAGCAGACTTTTGAACGCCGCAGCTTCGTGATCGGCGGGATACAGGCCGGCATCGGTTGCCTGCTCGCGGCGCGGATGGGATATATCGCAGTCGCCGAGAACGAGCGGTACACGCTGGAGGCGGAAAGCAACCGGGTGAACCTTTCGCTCATTCCTCCACGCCGCGGCTGGATCCTTGATCGCGATGGCTCCCCGCTCGCTTCCAACCGCGCCGATTTCCGCGTCGATATTATTCCCGAACGTCTCCACGACGCAGACCGCACAGTCGATATCCTGAGCGAATTGCTCGAGTTCGATGCAGTTGCGAAGGCTGACTTGCTAGACCGGTTGAGGGAAAGCCGGGGCTTCGCCGCAGTACCTGTGGCAAGCGGGCTGGAATTCGACAAATTCGCCGCCGTCAGCGTCCGCTTGCCAGAATTGCCCGGCGTAATCCCGCAGCGCGGATTCTCGCGCTACTACCCCACCGGTCCGGCCGTCGGTCACCTGATCGGCTATGTCGGCGCTCCCAGCCGCGAGGAGTACGAGGTCGAACCCCAGCCGCTATTGCTCACTCCCGGCTTCAAGATGGGCAAGGACGGGCTGGAACAGCAGTTCGAACAGACGCTGCGGGGAGAGCCGGGTGCGCGGCGAGTAGAGGTGACGGCTTCCGGGCGGATCGTTCGTGATCTCGAAACGCGCGAGGATGTGCAGGGCAATCCGATCCGCCTGACCATCGACGGACCGTTGCAGGACTATGCCGCACGTCGCATCGGTCTGGAATCCGGCTCGGTGGTAGTGATGGATTGCCTTACCGGCGATCTATTGTGCATGGCTTCGATGCCCAGCTTCGATCCCAACAGTTTCTCCGATGGCATCGGCCGCCTCGAATACTCGATGCTGAGCGAGAACGAACGGGTCCCGCTCCGCAACAAGGTGCTACAGGGGCTTTACCCCCCCGGCTCCACGGTGAAGCCGACGGTCGGCATGGCGTTACTCGGGGCAGGGATCGACCCCGAGGAAACCGTGAACTGCGGCGGCGGCCTGCGCGTTGGCAACCGCGTGTTCGGTTGCTGGAACCGCAGGGGTCACGGCGCGGTCAATCTCGCCAAGGGCATCTACCAGAGTTGCGACGTTTATTTCTACGCCATGGCGCAGCGAACCGGCATGTGGCCGATCGCGGAGGCATGCAAACGCTACGGGATGCAGGAACGGTTCGACCTCCCGGTGGCCAGCCAGTTTTATGGGACAGTACCCGATCCGGATTGGAAGATGCGGAAATACGATGCCGAGTGGCAGCCGTTCGACACCGTCAATGCAACCATCGGCCAGGGCTATATGCTCGCCAATCCCCTACAGCTGGCCGTTATGGCTTCACGCCTCGCGACCTCCAATATGGTAACTCCCCGACTGCTACTCTCGAACACCGCGCCGAGTTTCGCGAGCATGGGCGTAAGCGCTGAATACAAGACCTATATCCGGCAGGCGATGAGTGATGTCGTCAACGGGCCGGGCACGGCCGGTCGCGCGAGATTACCTATCGATGACGTATTAATGGCGGGCAAGACAGGTACAGCCCAGGTGGTGGGCCTGAACCTTTCGGACGGCAGAACCGGCCCATGGCGCTTTCGCGACCACGGGCTGTTCATCTTCTTCGCCCCGTTCGATAATCCGCGTTATGCCGGAGCGGTGGTGATCGAGCACGGCGGCGGCTCGGGCGCTGCCTATCCGGTGGCGCGTGACGTGATGACATTTCTGTTCGATCCGCAGAAGGGGCTGGAAGCGCTCCATTCACTGGAGCGCCAGTGGGGCGGAACGGCGCAACAACGCCTGGATTCGCAATACGTCGCCTATGCCAGCGCAGCCGGAGTTGACCTGCCACCTGCGCCGCCGCCAGTCCAGCTTGCGCGCCAGGTCGATGCCGAAGCACGCGCAGCAGCGGCCGAGCCGGAGCAACCGGTAAACGATGCATTTACCCCGCGCGAAGATCCCAATCCTCGCGCCCCGGAATCGTTGACATGA